Proteins encoded by one window of Streptomyces uncialis:
- a CDS encoding alkyl/aryl-sulfatase: MTAPDTPEPRDPSAAGATPDGTPAPPAGNTPGTANGPPTPAAPDAPAEPATPTNATDTTAPADPATAPDNSTDSPGSPDSTDSPDTTDFVNADRGLVASPAHPTITAADDPGRVVWDFGSTAFLGGDCPDTAHPSLWRQSQLCARAGLYEVTDGVHQIRGYDLSNMTLIEGERGVIVVDPLVSAECSAAGLALYRAHLGDRPVTGVVYTHSHLDHFGGVLGVVSAADDVPIVAPEGFLAHSVSENVYAGTAMLRRGTYYAGSNLVRGPAGLIGMGLGFTASTGSTGLLAPTLEIRHTGQEETIDGVRFRFQMTPGTEAPSEMNFLLPEHRALCMAENATHNLHNILTLRGAQVRDARIWSRYLTEAIELFTHDAEVLFASHHWPTWGKDDLRRFLSEQRDLYAYLHDQTLRLTNQGRTGPEIAELIELPPVLARAWHTRGYYGSVSHNVKAVYQRYMGWYDGNPSSLWEHPPTESAKRYVDCVGGPDAVLEKARRYVAEGDLRFAAQLLKHAVFAAPDSADARELLATVYEKLAYGAENATWRNCYLTGADELRHGVKPTIIGAGSLAGALTVGQLFDSLAIRVDGPRAWDHSVTLGWTFTDLGELYRMTLRNGVLTHTRSTLPVDDTDLALTLTRPQLLALLADAAASPDPPDLTAVRHTGDPAVLTTLLSVLDTADPDFAIVTP, translated from the coding sequence ATGACGGCCCCCGACACCCCCGAGCCCCGCGACCCCTCGGCCGCCGGCGCCACCCCGGACGGCACCCCCGCCCCGCCCGCCGGGAACACCCCGGGCACCGCGAACGGGCCGCCCACCCCCGCCGCACCGGACGCCCCCGCCGAGCCGGCCACCCCCACCAACGCGACCGACACCACCGCCCCAGCCGACCCGGCCACCGCCCCCGACAACTCCACCGACTCCCCGGGCTCCCCCGACTCCACCGACTCCCCGGACACCACCGACTTCGTCAACGCCGACCGTGGTCTCGTCGCCTCCCCCGCCCACCCCACCATCACCGCCGCCGACGACCCCGGCCGGGTCGTCTGGGACTTCGGCTCCACCGCGTTCCTCGGGGGTGACTGCCCGGACACCGCCCACCCGAGCCTGTGGCGTCAGTCGCAGCTGTGCGCCCGGGCGGGGCTGTACGAGGTCACCGACGGGGTGCACCAGATCCGCGGCTACGACCTGTCGAACATGACGCTGATCGAAGGCGAGCGCGGGGTGATCGTCGTCGATCCGCTGGTCTCCGCGGAGTGCTCCGCCGCGGGCCTCGCCCTGTACCGCGCCCACCTCGGCGACCGCCCGGTGACCGGCGTCGTCTACACCCACTCCCACCTGGACCACTTCGGCGGGGTGCTCGGGGTGGTCTCAGCGGCGGACGACGTACCGATCGTCGCCCCGGAGGGGTTCCTGGCGCACAGCGTCTCGGAGAACGTCTACGCGGGGACGGCCATGCTGCGGCGCGGCACGTACTACGCCGGATCGAACCTGGTGCGCGGCCCGGCCGGCCTCATCGGGATGGGCCTCGGCTTCACGGCGTCGACCGGTTCGACCGGGCTGCTGGCGCCGACCCTGGAGATCCGGCACACCGGCCAGGAGGAGACGATCGACGGGGTGCGGTTCCGGTTCCAGATGACACCGGGCACCGAGGCGCCCTCGGAGATGAACTTCCTGCTGCCGGAGCACCGCGCGCTGTGCATGGCGGAGAACGCGACGCACAACCTGCACAACATCCTGACCCTGCGGGGCGCCCAGGTCAGGGACGCGCGGATCTGGTCGCGGTACCTCACCGAGGCGATCGAGCTGTTCACGCACGACGCCGAGGTCCTCTTCGCCTCCCACCACTGGCCCACCTGGGGCAAGGACGATCTGCGGCGGTTCCTCTCCGAACAGCGGGACCTCTACGCGTACCTCCACGACCAGACGCTGCGGCTCACGAACCAGGGGCGCACGGGCCCGGAGATCGCGGAGCTGATCGAACTCCCGCCCGTCCTCGCGCGGGCCTGGCACACCCGTGGCTACTACGGCTCGGTCAGCCACAACGTGAAGGCCGTCTACCAGCGGTACATGGGCTGGTACGACGGCAACCCGTCGTCCCTGTGGGAGCATCCGCCGACCGAGAGCGCCAAGCGGTACGTCGACTGCGTCGGCGGCCCGGACGCCGTCCTGGAGAAGGCCCGGCGGTACGTGGCCGAGGGCGACCTCCGGTTCGCGGCGCAGCTCCTGAAGCACGCGGTGTTCGCCGCGCCGGACAGCGCGGACGCCCGCGAACTGCTCGCCACCGTCTACGAGAAGCTGGCGTACGGGGCGGAGAACGCGACCTGGCGCAACTGCTACCTCACGGGCGCCGACGAACTGCGGCACGGCGTCAAGCCGACGATCATCGGGGCGGGCAGCCTCGCGGGCGCCCTGACCGTGGGCCAGCTGTTCGACTCGCTCGCGATCCGGGTGGACGGCCCCCGCGCGTGGGACCACTCGGTCACCCTGGGCTGGACGTTCACCGACCTCGGTGAGCTGTACCGGATGACCCTGCGCAACGGCGTCCTGACCCACACCCGCAGCACCCTCCCCGTGGACGACACCGACCTCGCCCTCACCCTGACCCGCCCCCAGCTCCTGGCCCTCCTGGCGGACGCGGCGGCCTCCCCGGACCCCCCGGACCTCACCGCCGTCCGCCACACCGGCGACCCGGCGGTCCTCACGACCCTGCTGTCCGTCCTGGACACCGCGGACCCGGACTTCGCGATCGTCACCCCGTGA
- a CDS encoding Crp/Fnr family transcriptional regulator: MLSDDVWCELRGQGTPKVFRERGVMLRQGSPGTHLLALTAGLAKVVHREPGGAVTWLAFRGPGDLLGEVSVFNGTARTAEVVALTPCTAVVLEATRFVRFVEERGLVIHLMREALGRLRESDAHRAELLTAPLLVRLARTLLRLAELTAPGTGAGTVRLTGLSQEEIAQAIGVTRNAVADGLRQLRADGAVETARRVVVIKDTRRLRRFAAMD, translated from the coding sequence GTGCTGTCCGACGACGTGTGGTGCGAGTTACGGGGCCAGGGAACACCGAAGGTCTTCCGGGAACGCGGCGTGATGCTGCGCCAAGGGTCCCCGGGTACACATCTGCTGGCGCTCACGGCCGGGCTGGCGAAGGTCGTCCACCGGGAGCCGGGCGGCGCGGTGACCTGGCTCGCGTTCCGGGGGCCGGGGGATCTGCTGGGCGAGGTCTCGGTGTTCAACGGCACCGCGCGGACGGCGGAGGTCGTCGCCCTGACCCCTTGCACGGCCGTGGTCCTGGAGGCCACGCGGTTCGTACGGTTCGTCGAGGAACGGGGCCTGGTGATCCATCTGATGCGTGAGGCACTCGGCAGGCTCCGGGAGTCCGACGCCCACCGCGCCGAACTCCTCACCGCGCCGCTGCTCGTCCGGCTGGCCCGGACGCTGCTGCGGCTCGCCGAACTGACCGCCCCGGGCACGGGCGCCGGGACGGTCCGGCTGACGGGCCTCAGCCAGGAGGAGATCGCGCAGGCCATCGGGGTGACGCGGAACGCGGTCGCCGACGGTCTGCGGCAACTCCGGGCGGACGGTGCGGTGGAGACGGCCCGCCGGGTCGTCGTCATCAAGGACACCCGGCGGTTGCGGCGCTTCGCCGCCATGGACTGA